From Thermoflavifilum aggregans, a single genomic window includes:
- a CDS encoding NAD+ synthase has protein sequence MRIALIQQNYHIGDFDSNADKIIQGIEQARSLQADLVVFSELCICGYPPMDLLEFDDFIAACENTLQRICAHAEDIGVIVGAPSRNPSPRGRRLFNSAYLLYDGRIQDVIHKTLLPTYDVFDESRYFEPATSWHCIQFQNKKIALTICEDIWNVAEPKLYQISPLDMLIREQPDCIINISASPFDYDHEQQRIEIIRENVRQYHLPLIYCNAVGAQTELVFDGASLVFNARAELVRHLPSFEEALDIIELEKLSYQPAITQQPPASTQTLRPEFQIDRIHDALLLGIRDYFSKMGLGSCVIGSSGGIDSAVATALACEALGAARVLSVMMPSEFSSSASVEDAVELSRRLGNRYEIIPIRNIYHSFLDTLKPVFQDRPFGLAEENIQARIRGNLLMAIANKFGYILLNTSNKSELAVGYGTLYGDMAGGLSVLGDVYKLQVYALARYLNRNQEIIPLNIIHKAPSAELRPGQKDTDSLPPYERLDPILYQYIEQRKTIPEIIAMGFDPALVQQVVPLVNRNEYKRNQFCPIIRVSSKAFGRGRRIPIVGKY, from the coding sequence ATGAGAATTGCACTCATACAACAAAATTATCATATTGGAGATTTTGACTCCAATGCTGATAAAATCATCCAGGGTATTGAACAGGCCCGCAGCCTGCAGGCTGATCTGGTGGTTTTTTCTGAATTATGTATATGCGGTTATCCACCGATGGATCTGCTTGAATTTGATGATTTTATTGCAGCATGCGAAAACACATTGCAGCGAATCTGTGCACATGCGGAAGATATAGGTGTCATTGTAGGTGCCCCTTCCAGAAATCCCTCCCCTCGCGGCAGGCGCCTGTTCAACAGTGCTTATCTGCTGTATGACGGCCGGATTCAGGATGTGATACATAAAACCCTTTTGCCTACTTATGATGTATTTGATGAAAGCCGATATTTTGAGCCGGCTACCAGCTGGCATTGCATACAATTTCAAAATAAAAAAATAGCGCTTACCATCTGCGAGGATATCTGGAATGTGGCAGAACCCAAACTCTACCAGATTTCACCGCTGGATATGCTCATCCGTGAACAACCCGATTGCATCATCAATATTTCTGCTTCACCATTTGATTATGATCATGAACAGCAACGCATCGAAATCATTCGCGAAAATGTAAGGCAATACCATCTGCCATTGATCTATTGCAATGCTGTAGGAGCACAGACCGAGCTGGTGTTCGACGGAGCTTCCCTTGTTTTCAACGCCCGTGCCGAACTGGTGAGGCATTTGCCATCTTTTGAAGAAGCCCTTGACATCATCGAGCTGGAAAAACTTTCCTATCAGCCCGCCATCACCCAGCAACCTCCTGCTTCCACACAAACCCTGCGGCCGGAGTTTCAGATTGATCGGATTCATGATGCCCTGCTGCTGGGCATCCGGGATTATTTTTCCAAAATGGGTCTGGGGAGTTGTGTGATTGGCTCTTCCGGCGGCATTGACAGTGCCGTAGCCACTGCACTGGCCTGCGAAGCCCTGGGTGCGGCTCGGGTGCTTTCTGTGATGATGCCTTCCGAATTTTCTTCATCCGCTTCCGTGGAAGATGCGGTGGAGCTGAGCAGGCGCCTGGGCAATCGGTATGAAATCATCCCCATCCGCAACATCTACCATAGTTTTTTGGATACTTTGAAGCCCGTCTTTCAGGACCGGCCGTTCGGGCTAGCAGAAGAAAATATCCAGGCTCGGATCCGCGGCAACTTGCTGATGGCCATTGCCAACAAATTTGGTTATATCCTGCTCAACACCTCCAATAAAAGCGAACTGGCCGTGGGTTATGGGACTCTGTATGGCGATATGGCCGGCGGATTGAGCGTGCTGGGTGATGTATACAAACTGCAGGTGTATGCACTTGCCCGTTATCTGAACCGAAATCAGGAAATCATTCCCCTCAACATCATCCATAAAGCCCCGTCAGCCGAACTCAGGCCGGGACAAAAGGATACCGATAGCTTGCCTCCCTACGAACGGCTGGACCCGATTCTGTATCAGTACATTGAACAACGCAAAACCATTCCGGAAATCATTGCAATGGGTTTTGATCCGGCACTGGTGCAACAGGTGGTGCCGCTGGTCAATCGCAATGAATACAAACGCAATCAGTTCTGCCCCATTATCCGGGTCTCTTCCAAGGCCTTTGGCCGTGGCC
- the gldB gene encoding gliding motility lipoprotein GldB produces the protein MLLCIVCSSCVRKKHRPVPDVSHISVPPVMIDRFDQALTALDTAHLHQALAQLYQQYPAFMPVYFEQIMNYGPYSDTNHLLFEEVRAMLHSKDIHGLQDTINKHFPDLSWLSRELRQGFRYLKYYFPSYHIPKVVTFYSGLNNFGAVTVDTVLGIGLDMFLGENYPFYLQVSDPYPQYMLHQFAPEYIVPDCFKVIEQQMYPPAQEGTLLDMMVQAGKQLYFLDVILPDAPDSVKIGFTQKQLDWCRKNERLIWQYFIQNNLLYVRDMQQILHYVGPGPNTQGMPGEAPGNIGSWVGWQIVRKYMDDHPDVSLPQLMQMRDAQQLLTDARYRP, from the coding sequence ATGCTGTTATGCATTGTATGCAGCAGCTGTGTACGTAAAAAACATCGGCCAGTGCCGGATGTCTCGCATATTTCAGTTCCACCCGTCATGATTGATCGTTTTGATCAGGCCCTGACGGCACTTGATACTGCCCATCTGCATCAGGCGCTTGCACAGCTCTATCAGCAATATCCTGCTTTTATGCCGGTATATTTTGAACAGATTATGAATTATGGGCCTTACAGTGATACCAATCATTTGTTGTTTGAAGAAGTGCGGGCAATGTTGCATTCAAAAGATATTCACGGATTGCAGGATACGATCAACAAACATTTTCCGGATTTAAGCTGGCTGAGCAGGGAGCTCAGGCAGGGATTCCGTTATTTGAAATATTATTTTCCTTCCTATCATATCCCGAAAGTTGTCACATTTTATTCCGGTCTGAATAATTTCGGAGCGGTGACGGTGGACACTGTGCTGGGTATCGGACTGGATATGTTTTTGGGTGAAAATTATCCGTTTTACCTGCAGGTTTCTGATCCTTATCCGCAATATATGCTGCACCAGTTTGCTCCGGAGTATATAGTACCTGATTGTTTTAAAGTGATTGAACAGCAAATGTATCCACCGGCTCAGGAAGGCACATTGCTGGATATGATGGTGCAGGCCGGCAAACAGTTGTATTTTCTGGATGTCATATTGCCCGATGCACCAGATAGCGTCAAAATCGGTTTCACACAAAAACAGCTTGACTGGTGCAGAAAAAATGAACGCTTGATCTGGCAGTATTTTATCCAGAACAATTTATTGTATGTGCGCGATATGCAGCAAATTCTTCATTATGTAGGTCCGGGGCCTAATACACAGGGTATGCCCGGAGAGGCGCCCGGCAATATCGGAAGCTGGGTTGGCTGGCAAATTGTAAGAAAATATATGGACGATCATCCGGACGTATCCCTTCCCCAACTCATGCAAATGCGCGATGCGCAGCAGCTGCTTACCGATGCCAGATATCGTCCCTGA
- the porT gene encoding type IX secretion/gliding motility protein PorT/SprT codes for MQKVHLGHLFRVLRLQKAIVVFLGLYLWQSVPAQAQFFANDIDNADYYFGITLGYATSTFNLDPSPYFLQQDSIQVVLPLNNGGLTMGFRATMRLTEHIDVRFNPALIFTDRNIRYTIKDSSEVDKKIESVLLNFPLHVVLNSDRFGNFRVYAFTGVRFADDVSTNATARKAEDMIQLSKYDLGYELGFGFHIYFPAFVLSPEVKISNGFRNIFKPTPGLIYSDVIERMKSHMVIFSLNFE; via the coding sequence ATGCAGAAAGTACACCTTGGGCATTTGTTCCGTGTATTGCGGCTACAAAAAGCAATCGTAGTTTTTCTGGGTTTATACCTGTGGCAATCTGTTCCGGCACAAGCTCAGTTCTTTGCCAATGACATTGATAATGCCGATTATTATTTCGGCATCACATTGGGCTATGCAACTTCTACATTTAACCTAGACCCTTCTCCCTATTTCCTGCAGCAGGACAGTATTCAGGTTGTATTGCCCCTCAACAACGGAGGCCTTACCATGGGATTCCGTGCCACCATGCGACTCACAGAACATATTGATGTGCGCTTCAATCCTGCATTGATTTTTACGGACCGAAACATTCGCTATACCATCAAGGATTCTTCTGAAGTGGATAAAAAAATTGAATCAGTATTGCTGAATTTCCCATTACATGTAGTATTAAATTCAGACCGATTCGGCAATTTCAGGGTATATGCTTTCACAGGCGTACGTTTTGCTGACGATGTAAGCACCAATGCAACAGCCCGTAAAGCAGAAGATATGATTCAGCTTTCCAAATATGATCTGGGCTATGAATTGGGGTTTGGATTTCATATTTATTTTCCTGCTTTTGTACTTTCGCCAGAAGTGAAGATCAGCAACGGATTTCGCAATATCTTCAAACCCACACCCGGTTTAATCTATTCAGATGTAATTGAACGCATGAAATCACACATGGTGATTTTCTCCCTGAATTTTGAATGA
- the ubiE gene encoding bifunctional demethylmenaquinone methyltransferase/2-methoxy-6-polyprenyl-1,4-benzoquinol methylase UbiE, with translation MSSSAQKPPIVPYQHSKLSKKAQVAQMFNEIAGRYDLLNRLLSAGIDVQWRKKAIRLLADIQPRQILDVATGTADVALMLARQYPQAQITGVDIAEQMLQLGRRKITDAHLENRITLQQADAEALPFPDHAFDAVMVAFGVRNFENLHAGLKEMLRVLKPGGKAVILEFSYPESFPVKQLYHLYFRYITPMIGKWLAHHREAYSYLPASVRAFPYGQRMIDLLTEIGYQHVICRKYTLGICSVYCGYKKQS, from the coding sequence ATGTCTTCGTCAGCCCAAAAGCCACCTATTGTGCCTTATCAGCATTCAAAGTTAAGCAAGAAAGCACAGGTGGCGCAGATGTTTAATGAAATTGCCGGTCGGTATGACCTGCTGAACCGGCTACTTTCAGCAGGCATTGATGTTCAATGGCGCAAAAAAGCCATTCGCCTGCTGGCCGATATACAGCCCCGCCAGATTCTGGATGTGGCTACTGGTACGGCTGATGTGGCTTTGATGCTTGCCCGCCAATACCCTCAGGCACAGATCACCGGTGTGGATATTGCCGAACAGATGCTGCAACTGGGCCGCCGCAAGATAACAGATGCCCATCTGGAGAACCGGATTACCCTGCAGCAGGCTGATGCGGAAGCCCTGCCTTTTCCGGACCATGCTTTCGATGCCGTGATGGTGGCTTTTGGTGTGCGTAATTTTGAAAATCTGCATGCAGGACTGAAAGAGATGCTTCGCGTACTGAAGCCCGGCGGCAAGGCCGTGATCCTGGAATTTTCCTATCCGGAATCTTTTCCCGTCAAACAATTATATCACCTGTATTTTCGTTATATCACACCGATGATCGGGAAATGGCTGGCTCATCATCGGGAGGCTTATTCCTATTTGCCTGCATCGGTGAGAGCCTTTCCTTACGGTCAACGCATGATAGATCTATTAACTGAGATTGGTTATCAGCACGTCATATGCAGAAAGTACACCTTGGGCATTTGTTCCGTGTATTGCGGCTACAAAAAGCAATCGTAG
- the yihA gene encoding ribosome biogenesis GTP-binding protein YihA/YsxC codes for MEIISARLVSCSADVRTCPKPHLPEYAFVGRSNVGKSSFINMLTGQHRLAKTSATPGKTQTINHYIIESRPDPLQRLRRGSWYLVDLPGYGYARQSQQQRKNWQQLIQSYLQQRKNLVYTFLLIDSSIPPQTIDLDFADQLGQWQIPFVLVFTKTDKEKQNLVHKHVQAFLKEMEMRWEHLPPYFLASAKKKTRRKEILEFIQEWNTRFQAIA; via the coding sequence ATGGAAATTATTTCTGCTCGATTGGTAAGCTGCAGTGCGGATGTGCGTACATGTCCCAAGCCTCATTTGCCCGAATATGCATTCGTCGGTCGTTCCAATGTAGGAAAATCATCGTTCATCAACATGCTGACCGGCCAGCACAGGCTGGCCAAAACCAGTGCCACGCCCGGCAAAACACAAACCATCAATCATTATATCATCGAAAGCCGTCCGGATCCGCTGCAGCGGCTCAGGCGCGGAAGCTGGTATCTGGTTGATCTGCCGGGTTATGGCTATGCCCGTCAATCCCAGCAACAACGTAAAAACTGGCAACAGCTGATTCAATCCTATCTGCAGCAACGCAAAAACCTCGTATATACCTTTCTGCTGATTGATAGTTCCATTCCACCTCAAACCATTGATCTGGATTTTGCAGATCAGCTGGGTCAATGGCAGATTCCTTTTGTGTTGGTATTTACCAAAACGGATAAAGAAAAACAAAACCTGGTGCACAAACATGTGCAGGCATTTCTGAAGGAAATGGAAATGCGCTGGGAACATCTTCCGCCCTATTTTCTGGCTTCTGCAAAGAAAAAAACAAGAAGAAAGGAAATCCTGGAATTCATTCAGGAGTGGAATACCCGGTTTCAGGCTATTGCCTGA
- a CDS encoding ribonuclease H-like YkuK family protein, which translates to MHWRRFNGEPIKLPIKEEVRRAIERETAKGFRLKVCIGTDSQVRGHETEFATVIVFLREGHGGFMFIHNEKDHQHYSIRERMLVEVSKSIAIAYELCDLFNEYDVDMEVHADINTNPHFKSNEALREAMGYILGMGFAFKAKPEAFASSCCANKIVN; encoded by the coding sequence ATGCACTGGCGAAGATTCAATGGCGAACCCATCAAACTTCCCATCAAAGAAGAAGTTCGCCGCGCTATAGAACGTGAAACAGCAAAGGGTTTCCGCTTGAAGGTATGCATTGGCACGGACAGTCAGGTGAGAGGCCATGAAACTGAATTTGCAACCGTTATTGTATTTCTGCGTGAAGGACACGGCGGCTTCATGTTCATCCACAATGAAAAAGATCATCAGCATTATTCCATCCGGGAACGAATGCTGGTGGAAGTAAGCAAAAGCATTGCCATTGCCTATGAGCTTTGCGATTTGTTCAATGAGTATGATGTGGACATGGAAGTGCATGCCGACATCAACACCAATCCTCACTTCAAAAGCAATGAAGCGTTGCGCGAAGCCATGGGTTATATCCTGGGAATGGGCTTTGCTTTCAAGGCCAAGCCTGAAGCTTTTGCCAGCAGCTGTTGCGCCAATAAAATCGTGAATTAA
- a CDS encoding CoA-binding protein yields the protein MEHAEWTTLVIGASPNPARYSYLAVLRLQEQGYQVIALGQHEGRIGNINIQTSWPEHVAVHTVSLYLHPRHQHLYQDKLLQLHPVRVIFNPGTENQELETILRQAGISVIEACTLVLLSTHQFETAGLNHR from the coding sequence ATGGAACACGCTGAATGGACCACACTGGTTATTGGCGCTTCTCCCAATCCTGCACGGTATAGTTATCTGGCCGTGCTACGTCTGCAGGAACAGGGTTACCAGGTGATTGCGCTGGGACAGCATGAAGGCCGGATCGGTAACATCAACATCCAGACATCCTGGCCGGAACATGTGGCTGTGCATACCGTTAGCCTATACCTGCATCCCCGGCATCAGCATCTGTACCAGGATAAGCTATTGCAATTGCATCCTGTTCGGGTTATTTTCAATCCCGGGACGGAAAATCAGGAACTGGAAACGATTTTGCGACAGGCCGGTATATCGGTCATTGAAGCCTGCACCCTGGTATTGCTAAGCACCCATCAGTTTGAAACAGCAGGATTAAATCACAGATAA
- a CDS encoding aldose epimerase family protein has protein sequence MEHLLPDSTAFADTVDGKEVRIYYLENHQGMAVAITNYGGRIVSLVVPDSAGNPVDVVLGYASLKDYLADSNTYLGALIGRYGNRIAKGRFTLNGKTYQLYINNAPNSLHGGHYGFDRKVWEARQPSDNVLELTYVSPDGEENYPGTLTVHVTYTLTDSNALKISYEATTDKPTILNLTNHAYFNLSGEGYPTIGNTVLQLFADHYTPIDSTLIPTGEIAPVAGTPLDFTQPEEIGRRIDSPFIQLQYGHGYDHNFVLNKPRPDALSLAAIAYSPITGVEMKVYTTQPGVQFYSGNFLDGTRHGLSGKPYVRRSAFCLETQHFPDSPNHPNFPSTLLNPGQTFTSETIYAFGIHGEEEE, from the coding sequence ATGGAACATCTGTTACCCGATTCTACGGCATTTGCCGATACAGTAGATGGAAAGGAAGTGCGGATTTATTATCTCGAGAATCATCAAGGGATGGCTGTGGCTATCACCAACTATGGTGGCCGCATTGTAAGCCTGGTGGTGCCCGATAGTGCCGGTAATCCCGTAGATGTAGTATTGGGCTATGCAAGCCTGAAGGATTATCTGGCCGACAGTAACACCTATCTGGGAGCGCTCATTGGCCGCTATGGCAACCGGATTGCCAAAGGCAGGTTTACGCTGAACGGAAAAACCTACCAGCTGTATATCAACAACGCCCCCAACAGCCTGCATGGCGGACATTATGGTTTTGATCGCAAGGTGTGGGAAGCGCGCCAGCCCTCAGACAATGTACTGGAGCTGACTTATGTATCACCCGATGGGGAAGAAAATTATCCGGGCACGCTTACGGTGCATGTAACCTATACGCTGACCGACAGCAATGCCCTGAAGATCAGCTATGAAGCCACAACGGATAAACCTACGATTCTCAATCTTACCAATCACGCCTATTTCAATCTTTCCGGTGAAGGATATCCCACCATCGGCAATACCGTGCTTCAGCTGTTTGCCGATCATTATACACCTATTGACAGCACATTGATACCTACGGGTGAAATTGCGCCTGTAGCAGGTACGCCGCTTGATTTTACCCAGCCCGAAGAGATAGGCCGGCGGATAGATTCACCCTTCATTCAGCTGCAATACGGCCATGGATATGATCACAATTTTGTGCTGAACAAGCCCAGGCCCGATGCATTAAGCCTGGCCGCCATTGCCTATTCACCGATTACTGGTGTAGAGATGAAAGTATATACTACCCAGCCAGGCGTACAGTTTTACAGCGGAAACTTTCTGGATGGTACCAGGCATGGATTAAGCGGTAAACCTTATGTGCGACGTTCCGCATTTTGTCTGGAAACCCAGCATTTTCCGGATTCTCCCAACCATCCCAATTTTCCAAGTACCCTGTTAAATCCGGGTCAGACGTTTACCAGCGAAACCATTTATGCCTTTGGCATTCATGGGGAGGAGGAAGAATAA